The Leucobacter chromiiresistens genome has a window encoding:
- a CDS encoding DegT/DnrJ/EryC1/StrS family aminotransferase produces the protein MAIEFIPPAKPIIGQEEREAVDRVLRSGMIAQGPEVAAFEQEFGAHFADGRETVAVNSGTSGQHLGLLAAGVGPGDEVIVPSFTFAATGNSVALTGATPVFVDIEPEYFTLDPEAVRAAITPRTKGIMPVHLYGHPFLVDQIEAIAREHGVAIYEDAAQAHGASWNGRQVGTIGDFAMFSLYPTKNMTSGEGGMVTCASETIARNVRLLRNQGMETQYANEVIGFNARMTDVHAAIGRVQLTKVDAWTAQRQRNAAALDAGLAGVAGVQTPKVHDSAVHVYHQYTVRLDAGERDRIREALKQEHNVGSGVYYPIPNHRLPSLEKYAPGLDLPETERAAAEVLSLPVHPSLSEADLDRIIAAVTAVAGAGA, from the coding sequence ATGGCAATCGAATTTATTCCTCCGGCCAAGCCGATCATCGGCCAGGAGGAGCGGGAGGCCGTCGACCGGGTGCTCCGCTCCGGCATGATCGCCCAGGGGCCCGAGGTGGCCGCCTTCGAGCAGGAGTTCGGCGCGCACTTCGCCGATGGCCGCGAGACCGTCGCCGTCAACTCGGGAACGAGCGGGCAGCATCTCGGCCTGCTCGCCGCCGGCGTCGGCCCCGGCGACGAGGTCATCGTGCCCTCCTTCACCTTCGCCGCGACCGGCAACTCCGTCGCGCTGACCGGTGCGACCCCCGTCTTCGTCGACATCGAGCCCGAGTACTTCACGCTCGATCCCGAGGCCGTGCGCGCGGCGATCACGCCCCGCACCAAGGGCATCATGCCGGTGCACCTGTACGGCCACCCGTTCCTCGTCGACCAGATCGAGGCGATCGCGCGCGAGCACGGCGTCGCCATCTACGAGGACGCCGCTCAGGCGCACGGCGCGAGCTGGAACGGCCGGCAGGTCGGCACCATCGGCGACTTCGCCATGTTCAGCCTCTACCCGACGAAGAACATGACGTCGGGCGAGGGCGGCATGGTCACCTGCGCCTCCGAGACGATCGCCCGCAACGTGCGACTGCTCCGCAACCAGGGCATGGAGACGCAGTACGCCAACGAGGTCATCGGGTTCAACGCCCGCATGACCGACGTGCACGCGGCGATCGGCCGCGTGCAGCTCACGAAGGTGGACGCGTGGACGGCGCAGCGCCAGCGCAACGCCGCGGCGCTCGACGCCGGGCTCGCGGGAGTCGCGGGCGTGCAGACCCCGAAGGTGCACGACAGCGCGGTGCACGTCTACCACCAGTACACGGTGCGCCTCGATGCGGGCGAGCGCGACCGCATCCGCGAAGCGCTGAAGCAGGAGCACAACGTCGGATCGGGCGTCTACTACCCGATCCCGAACCATCGCCTGCCGTCGCTCGAGAAGTACGCGCCGGGGCTCGACCTGCCCGAGACAGAGCGCGCCGCCGCCGAGGTGCTGTCGCTGCCGGTGCACCCGTCGCTGAGCGAGGCCGATCTCGACCGCATCATCGCCGCGGTGACCGCCGTCGCCGGGGCGGGCGCGTGA
- a CDS encoding glycosyltransferase — MREAFSNIGYEVIEVTGSHAERRALIRDVKGRISAGLSVDFVYSESSTQPTGFGEPVTRATSYLRDIAFLRFCQRADIPVGLFYRDIYWRFPLYDALVGRPMATLMRRFYRMDLRGYRRARLRLFLPSMRMAEWVPIVPQDRFYELPPGSDAIDLERPVQAESNRAMNLLYIGGLGSEYRMQETMRAVAGCSDVTLTICTRESDWEVVKSEYRSVLSPNTTVVHRSGDELRELYAASDICSLLMEPSTYREFAAPMKLYEYLGHGKPIIATEGSLVGEFVTANGLGWAIPYSADALRTLLNRLTARPEELEEVRERVRAARLEHTWEARAVQAARILLTGMRT; from the coding sequence ATGCGCGAAGCCTTTTCCAATATCGGTTACGAGGTCATTGAAGTCACGGGAAGCCATGCAGAACGGCGTGCACTGATTCGCGACGTGAAGGGTCGTATCTCTGCCGGCCTGAGTGTTGATTTTGTCTATTCGGAATCTTCTACGCAGCCGACGGGATTCGGGGAACCGGTGACGAGAGCGACGAGTTACCTGCGTGACATAGCGTTCTTGCGCTTCTGCCAGCGTGCTGACATTCCGGTCGGGTTGTTCTACAGAGACATCTATTGGCGCTTCCCCCTGTACGATGCGCTTGTCGGAAGACCGATGGCAACGCTCATGAGACGCTTCTATCGAATGGACCTGCGCGGGTACCGGCGTGCGCGGCTTCGGCTGTTTCTACCGTCGATGCGCATGGCTGAATGGGTGCCTATAGTGCCGCAGGATCGTTTTTATGAGCTCCCTCCAGGGAGCGACGCCATCGATCTTGAGCGTCCAGTACAGGCAGAATCAAATCGCGCGATGAATCTGCTTTACATCGGAGGACTCGGTAGCGAGTATCGCATGCAAGAAACCATGCGAGCTGTTGCGGGATGCTCAGACGTGACGTTGACAATTTGCACGCGTGAAAGCGATTGGGAGGTTGTCAAAAGCGAGTACCGAAGCGTTCTCAGTCCGAATACGACTGTCGTGCACCGCTCTGGTGACGAGCTTCGGGAATTGTACGCGGCATCGGACATCTGCTCACTCCTAATGGAGCCGAGTACCTACCGTGAATTTGCTGCGCCCATGAAGCTTTACGAATATCTCGGGCATGGAAAGCCGATTATTGCCACCGAAGGCAGCCTTGTGGGTGAGTTCGTGACGGCGAACGGCCTTGGCTGGGCGATTCCGTACTCAGCGGACGCTTTGCGTACGCTCCTGAATCGCCTGACCGCGCGACCGGAAGAACTCGAGGAGGTTCGCGAGCGCGTAAGAGCTGCGCGACTTGAGCACACCTGGGAGGCACGCGCCGTGCAAGCGGCGCGCATTTTGCTCACCGGCATGAGAACGTAG
- a CDS encoding glycosyltransferase family 2 protein, with translation MDSAPVASKRHDLDVWVVIPLYNEASVIGGVLADLLRVFPQVVCIDDGSRDGSGAIARAAGARVVNHPINLGQGAALQTGFAYALERGAKYVVTFDADGQHRVVDAQAMLQRARDENLAIVFGSRFLDDRTQAGFMKKVVLKTAVLVTNWTTRTRLTDAHNGLRVIRADAVRGIHLRQDRMAHGTEIVVQLGRTGLPYAEEPVEVIYSEYSKAKGQSLLNSVNILIDLIIR, from the coding sequence ATGGACTCTGCCCCCGTCGCCTCGAAGCGTCACGATCTCGACGTATGGGTGGTGATCCCCCTCTACAACGAGGCATCGGTGATCGGCGGCGTACTCGCGGACCTGCTGCGCGTGTTCCCCCAGGTCGTGTGCATCGACGACGGATCGCGAGACGGCTCGGGGGCGATCGCCCGCGCCGCGGGCGCGCGCGTGGTCAACCACCCCATCAACCTCGGGCAGGGCGCCGCGCTGCAGACCGGCTTCGCGTACGCGCTCGAGCGGGGGGCGAAGTACGTCGTCACGTTCGACGCCGACGGCCAGCACCGCGTCGTCGATGCGCAGGCGATGCTGCAGCGCGCACGCGACGAGAACCTCGCGATCGTGTTCGGATCCCGCTTCCTCGACGACCGCACGCAGGCCGGCTTCATGAAGAAGGTCGTGCTGAAGACCGCCGTCCTCGTGACGAACTGGACGACGCGCACGCGACTCACCGACGCCCACAACGGCCTCCGGGTCATTCGCGCAGACGCGGTGCGGGGCATCCACCTGCGGCAGGATCGCATGGCGCACGGCACCGAGATCGTCGTGCAGCTCGGCCGCACGGGCCTCCCGTACGCCGAAGAGCCCGTCGAGGTGATCTACAGCGAGTACTCGAAGGCGAAGGGCCAGTCGCTGCTCAACTCGGTCAACATCCTCATCGACCTCATCATCAGGTAG
- a CDS encoding cell wall-binding repeat-containing protein, whose translation MGAFAAVVMTVSMLVPGLGASPAQAANITDGFNPGNIVSDANFYDGRAMGVNEIQTFLNQRVPRCTIGDPGRTAGMKWGETKIASKCLRNFSMNSQSRASNAYCAAYRGRSGESAAQIIAKVGQACGISQRVLLIMLEKEQSLVTDTWPTVRQFDVAMGYACPDSGPGNSANCDPTQTGFFQQVYRAAWQLEVYRANPNSYNYKPFQNNRIQWHPNAGCGASTVYISNWATAALYIYTPYRPNQAALNAGWGTGDACSSYGNRNFYNFYKSWFGNPHLAFPVDGAILNYWQSNRAWLGNPKAAAVSNGANGGGRTQQFSGGIVFEPKAGQVSGMQRTSPIYVAYSRAGGIAGSWGWPVAPATNQGSSGNNSMRFQGGIAAEAKGYGVYLVPAKIQTLWEKEGGFAGKLGFPVAEALVKPGDIVSQTFKSGELVYSPSGGALKVDPEFLPAWRALGPGGGSVGVPIGTPTTSAANGGGKTYAMLRGTMYKSPAGVYAIGTGPFGDAYRASGGHTGAFGWPASPAECGLLDGGCAMSFQRGVGLWSGATGIVKLSPEAYESWGKHASELGYPKTTAKAVGTGSNAGTVHRFASGDIYQSKLGTFALPDGTLRNAYQSAGGPTGKWGWPSSDMSCDADGSKCVMSFVNGIAIAKGDGTLTFSRNLQDFPKERLSGADRYSTAAQIAKSGYPNAASTVIIASGADYPDALSAGALGAKWKAPLLLTSQLGVPEVTRSEIVRLKPERIVVAGGPGAVSDNALAQLKKLAPRVDRIYGSDRYQTSLAISQAGWPTGASAEVFLATGTDFADALSAGAAAGSRGAPVLLVPGNANEMPGAVKSELSRLGVKQVTIAGGVGAVSAGAEASIASGRTVQRFAGRDRFDTSALIAKAFFQENGSNPYWANGLDFADALAGNAIAGSLGAPLLLSRASCVPVSVYEATAWVARDKIMILGGTGVLTDEVTRARNCAL comes from the coding sequence GTGGGGGCGTTCGCCGCCGTCGTCATGACGGTGTCGATGCTCGTGCCGGGCCTGGGCGCGAGCCCGGCCCAGGCCGCGAACATCACCGACGGGTTCAACCCGGGGAATATCGTCTCCGACGCGAACTTCTACGACGGCCGAGCGATGGGTGTGAATGAGATTCAGACGTTTCTCAATCAGCGCGTCCCCCGGTGCACCATTGGAGATCCGGGTCGCACTGCCGGCATGAAGTGGGGCGAGACCAAAATCGCTTCGAAGTGCTTGCGCAACTTCTCGATGAATTCGCAGAGCCGCGCTTCCAATGCGTACTGCGCCGCGTACCGGGGACGAAGCGGTGAGAGCGCCGCGCAGATCATCGCCAAAGTGGGCCAGGCCTGCGGCATCAGCCAGCGCGTGCTGCTCATCATGCTCGAGAAGGAGCAGAGCCTCGTCACCGATACCTGGCCCACAGTTCGGCAGTTCGACGTCGCGATGGGGTACGCGTGCCCCGACTCCGGCCCGGGCAACAGCGCGAACTGCGACCCCACGCAGACGGGGTTCTTCCAACAGGTCTACCGCGCCGCGTGGCAGCTCGAGGTGTATCGCGCCAACCCGAACAGCTACAACTACAAGCCGTTCCAGAACAACCGCATCCAGTGGCACCCGAACGCGGGCTGCGGGGCGTCGACCGTCTACATCTCGAACTGGGCGACCGCAGCGCTCTACATCTACACGCCGTACCGCCCGAACCAGGCCGCGCTGAACGCGGGCTGGGGCACCGGCGACGCCTGCTCGAGCTACGGCAACCGCAACTTCTACAACTTCTACAAGTCGTGGTTCGGCAACCCACATCTGGCGTTCCCTGTAGACGGCGCGATTCTGAACTATTGGCAGAGTAATCGCGCGTGGCTCGGCAATCCGAAGGCTGCGGCGGTTTCCAATGGAGCGAACGGCGGTGGTCGTACTCAGCAGTTCTCCGGAGGAATAGTCTTTGAGCCTAAGGCTGGCCAGGTGTCGGGTATGCAAAGGACGAGCCCGATCTATGTGGCTTACTCACGTGCCGGGGGTATTGCCGGCTCCTGGGGTTGGCCTGTGGCGCCCGCGACCAATCAAGGCTCCTCGGGGAACAACAGCATGCGCTTTCAGGGAGGCATAGCCGCGGAAGCCAAGGGGTACGGCGTGTACCTTGTTCCGGCAAAGATACAAACGCTTTGGGAAAAAGAAGGTGGATTTGCTGGAAAGCTCGGTTTCCCTGTAGCGGAGGCGCTTGTCAAACCAGGGGACATCGTCTCTCAGACCTTCAAGTCCGGGGAACTTGTGTACAGCCCGAGCGGCGGCGCGCTGAAAGTCGATCCCGAGTTTCTCCCCGCTTGGCGCGCACTAGGGCCGGGAGGTGGCTCCGTTGGCGTGCCGATCGGAACCCCGACCACAAGCGCGGCTAACGGCGGCGGGAAGACCTACGCGATGCTTCGAGGGACGATGTACAAGAGCCCTGCTGGAGTTTACGCAATCGGGACGGGACCATTCGGAGACGCGTACCGTGCGTCAGGAGGGCACACTGGGGCCTTCGGGTGGCCTGCTTCGCCTGCTGAATGCGGTCTGCTTGACGGCGGATGTGCCATGTCATTCCAGCGCGGGGTTGGCCTGTGGAGTGGCGCAACTGGGATCGTGAAGCTCTCTCCTGAAGCCTATGAGAGCTGGGGGAAGCACGCGTCTGAACTTGGTTATCCAAAGACGACCGCGAAGGCGGTAGGGACCGGTTCAAACGCGGGAACGGTTCATCGTTTCGCGAGCGGCGACATCTATCAGTCGAAGCTCGGCACGTTTGCGCTCCCGGATGGGACTTTGAGAAACGCTTATCAATCGGCGGGGGGACCGACTGGCAAGTGGGGGTGGCCGTCAAGCGACATGTCTTGCGATGCAGACGGCTCGAAATGCGTCATGTCTTTCGTGAACGGTATTGCGATCGCAAAGGGCGATGGCACCCTGACATTCTCTCGGAACCTTCAGGATTTTCCGAAGGAACGACTGAGTGGAGCCGACCGCTATTCCACTGCTGCGCAGATCGCGAAGAGTGGATACCCGAACGCTGCGTCTACTGTGATTATCGCGAGTGGCGCCGACTACCCGGATGCGCTGAGTGCGGGAGCGCTGGGGGCGAAGTGGAAGGCGCCTTTGCTGCTGACGAGTCAGTTGGGCGTGCCGGAGGTTACGCGCTCCGAGATAGTACGGCTGAAGCCTGAACGGATCGTCGTTGCTGGAGGACCGGGGGCCGTCAGCGACAACGCCTTGGCACAATTGAAGAAGTTGGCTCCTCGAGTCGACCGTATCTATGGATCAGATCGCTATCAGACTTCACTTGCCATCTCACAAGCTGGATGGCCGACAGGAGCCTCTGCTGAGGTGTTTCTCGCAACTGGTACAGACTTTGCCGACGCGCTTTCCGCCGGAGCCGCAGCAGGTAGTAGAGGTGCGCCAGTTCTGCTCGTTCCCGGAAACGCTAACGAAATGCCGGGCGCGGTGAAGTCGGAACTCTCGCGACTCGGGGTGAAACAAGTCACAATTGCTGGCGGCGTCGGAGCAGTTTCTGCGGGCGCAGAGGCCTCAATCGCGTCCGGACGAACCGTGCAGCGTTTTGCGGGCAGAGACCGCTTCGATACATCCGCTCTTATTGCGAAAGCCTTCTTTCAAGAGAACGGAAGCAACCCCTACTGGGCGAACGGCCTGGACTTCGCTGATGCTCTTGCGGGCAATGCGATTGCGGGTTCGCTGGGGGCACCTCTCTTGCTGTCGAGGGCGAGCTGTGTTCCCGTTAGCGTCTACGAAGCTACGGCCTGGGTCGCTCGCGATAAGATCATGATCCTCGGCGGAACCGGAGTATTGACTGACGAGGTGACGCGAGCCAGGAATTGCGCACTCTGA
- a CDS encoding ABC transporter ATP-binding protein, translating into MKQLWRTLVELFDVLPKGAKPFYIAYSILTGALAILDTLALALIVAVVTPVASGAPITLPLIGEIPTEATVWIVLVICALFLLKGVLAIVLHWFATRRFAKYELEVGNALFRAYTHSSWEKRSQISTAEVTRIVDSSMANANMGFILPLSQVPGNVLTFVSVLTVLVIAQPSTAIIALIYLLAFSALMLLVISRRARKAGQNNRKYAYRVATIMTEMVEALKEVVLRGKLDDIGQVVSDNRRIATRARANISFLGIVPKYAFESALIGGFVVIGGSAYLMGGMAAAMTAVALFAATGFRMIPAMTTVQSAFTTAGANEVYARDVIRELAASTREDVVSSQAEDRAILPPVAKAVELRDVGFRYPGAEKNVLDGLTLTVPFGSSLAVVGPSGAGKSTLIDILLGLSLPTAGELLVDGVPIAHVMKQWRTQVGYVPQRVALFDASIAQNVALTWRDDYDPDKVRSALERAHLGELALRGRGIEEHIGERGTSISGGQQQRLGIARALYSNPRVMVMDEATSSLDTATENRVTESMRDLKGEVTFVTVAHRLSTIRDYDQVCYLDKGRILGRGSFEDVVDQVPEFRLQAELAGLL; encoded by the coding sequence ATGAAGCAGTTATGGCGCACGCTGGTCGAGCTGTTTGACGTGTTGCCGAAGGGTGCGAAGCCCTTCTACATTGCGTACTCGATCCTCACGGGAGCGCTCGCGATCCTCGATACGCTGGCCCTTGCTCTCATCGTCGCCGTAGTGACTCCGGTAGCGAGCGGCGCGCCGATCACGCTGCCGCTTATTGGTGAGATTCCCACAGAGGCGACCGTCTGGATCGTTTTGGTGATCTGTGCGCTCTTTCTGCTCAAGGGGGTCCTCGCGATTGTCTTGCACTGGTTCGCAACGCGACGGTTCGCCAAATACGAACTGGAGGTTGGGAACGCACTATTTCGGGCGTACACCCATTCGAGCTGGGAAAAGCGGTCTCAAATCAGCACGGCCGAAGTCACGCGTATCGTCGACAGCTCAATGGCGAACGCGAATATGGGCTTCATCCTCCCGCTTTCGCAGGTTCCCGGCAACGTGCTGACTTTCGTTTCTGTGCTGACGGTACTTGTCATCGCGCAGCCGAGTACTGCGATCATCGCGTTGATCTATCTTCTCGCGTTCTCCGCGCTCATGCTCCTGGTAATCTCTCGGCGCGCTCGCAAGGCTGGGCAGAACAACAGAAAGTACGCCTATCGAGTTGCGACGATCATGACGGAGATGGTGGAAGCGCTTAAGGAAGTGGTGCTGCGCGGCAAGCTCGATGACATCGGTCAGGTCGTGTCCGACAACCGTCGCATAGCGACGCGCGCCCGAGCCAACATTTCCTTTCTCGGGATCGTTCCCAAATACGCGTTCGAAAGCGCGCTTATCGGCGGTTTCGTGGTGATCGGGGGCAGTGCCTACCTGATGGGCGGAATGGCCGCAGCGATGACTGCGGTCGCCCTCTTCGCGGCGACTGGTTTCCGGATGATTCCCGCGATGACCACGGTGCAGTCGGCGTTCACGACAGCTGGTGCCAATGAAGTCTATGCACGTGACGTGATCCGTGAACTCGCAGCCTCAACGCGTGAGGACGTGGTGAGTTCGCAGGCCGAGGATCGTGCCATCTTGCCCCCGGTTGCGAAGGCTGTCGAGCTGCGCGACGTTGGTTTCCGTTATCCGGGTGCCGAGAAGAATGTTCTCGATGGTCTGACATTAACTGTGCCATTCGGCAGCAGCCTCGCAGTCGTGGGGCCCTCGGGTGCCGGAAAATCCACTCTGATCGACATATTGCTTGGACTGAGCTTGCCCACGGCGGGTGAACTCCTCGTGGACGGGGTGCCGATCGCGCACGTGATGAAGCAGTGGCGCACGCAAGTTGGTTACGTGCCGCAGCGGGTGGCGCTGTTCGACGCGTCTATCGCTCAAAATGTGGCTCTGACTTGGCGCGACGATTACGACCCCGACAAGGTGCGTTCAGCGCTCGAGCGCGCGCATCTCGGCGAGTTGGCGCTCAGGGGTCGCGGCATCGAGGAGCATATCGGTGAGCGCGGCACATCGATATCGGGTGGTCAGCAGCAGAGACTGGGCATCGCTCGAGCCTTGTACTCGAACCCACGGGTGATGGTGATGGATGAGGCCACGAGCTCGCTGGATACAGCCACGGAAAACAGAGTCACCGAGTCGATGCGGGATCTGAAGGGCGAAGTCACATTCGTCACGGTTGCGCACCGCCTCTCGACTATTCGCGACTATGACCAGGTCTGCTACCTGGATAAGGGCAGAATCCTCGGACGCGGCTCGTTCGAGGACGTCGTTGATCAGGTGCCCGAGTTTCGACTTCAGGCAGAATTGGCGGGGTTGCTATGA
- a CDS encoding glycosyltransferase family 4 protein: MRIAIASRIFEPEPSAASFRLAALARALVEAGHEVEVLTVRAPSRLRGTGEMIRGCRVKRFPVLRDATGYVRGYLPYLSFDVPLFFRLLLGRKRDLVVSEPPPTTGFFVRLATRLRRTPYAYYAADIWSDAASQTGAPAWMLRVVRALEAFSLRGARSVLSVSSGVTSRLSEFAIDTVATVGNGVDASRFSGALAAARRGAEDLRGRDAEYVYAGTASEWHGADVFVDALPAVLRDVPRARLRFIGGGAELEHLQRRAEELGVAGAVSFEPVMNAERIAPVLASATAAIASVRPGAGYDFAFPTKLYSAAVCGAPLIYAGAGPAEEFVRTRVDGAPLGASVTHDATEVAAAMVSAARALEADEPQANWERRGAVSRWATQHVGLEAVAGRAVGVLTEAVRR; encoded by the coding sequence TTGAGGATCGCAATCGCAAGCCGCATCTTCGAGCCCGAGCCGAGTGCGGCGTCGTTCCGGCTGGCCGCGCTCGCCCGCGCCCTCGTCGAGGCCGGGCACGAGGTCGAGGTGCTGACGGTGCGGGCTCCGTCGCGGTTGCGCGGCACGGGCGAGATGATCCGCGGCTGCCGCGTCAAGCGGTTCCCCGTGCTCCGCGATGCGACGGGGTACGTGCGCGGGTACCTGCCGTACCTGAGCTTCGACGTGCCGCTGTTCTTCAGGCTGCTGCTCGGGCGCAAGCGCGACCTCGTCGTCTCCGAACCGCCGCCGACGACGGGGTTCTTCGTGCGCCTCGCGACCCGGCTGCGGCGCACGCCGTACGCGTACTACGCCGCAGACATCTGGTCCGACGCGGCCTCGCAGACCGGCGCGCCCGCATGGATGCTGCGCGTCGTGCGCGCGCTCGAGGCGTTCTCGCTCCGCGGCGCTCGCAGCGTGCTCTCCGTCTCCTCCGGCGTCACGAGTCGGTTGTCGGAGTTCGCGATCGACACCGTGGCGACCGTCGGCAACGGCGTCGACGCCTCGCGCTTCTCGGGGGCGCTAGCCGCCGCGCGGAGGGGCGCGGAGGATCTGCGCGGCCGCGACGCCGAGTACGTCTACGCGGGCACCGCCTCCGAATGGCACGGCGCCGACGTCTTCGTGGACGCCCTGCCCGCGGTGCTGCGCGACGTGCCGCGAGCGCGCCTCCGATTCATCGGCGGCGGCGCGGAGCTGGAGCACCTGCAGCGCCGCGCGGAGGAGCTCGGCGTGGCGGGCGCGGTCTCGTTCGAGCCCGTGATGAACGCGGAGCGCATCGCTCCCGTGCTGGCCTCGGCGACCGCGGCGATCGCGAGCGTGCGCCCGGGAGCGGGATACGATTTCGCGTTCCCCACCAAGCTCTACAGCGCGGCCGTGTGCGGCGCGCCCCTGATCTACGCCGGAGCCGGACCCGCGGAGGAGTTCGTGCGCACCCGCGTCGACGGCGCGCCGCTGGGAGCATCGGTGACGCACGACGCGACGGAGGTGGCGGCGGCGATGGTGTCGGCCGCCCGCGCCCTCGAGGCCGACGAGCCCCAGGCGAATTGGGAGCGGCGCGGCGCGGTATCGCGTTGGGCGACGCAGCACGTCGGCCTGGAGGCGGTCGCCGGCCGCGCGGTCGGCGTGCTCACCGAAGCGGTCCGCCGGTGA
- a CDS encoding glycosyltransferase family 4 protein: MHLATEPDSYFSVDSNFTESMRQKTRRSRALIEESGLPVLVSTPDLLREVEGAKLLPIVVDPKVWATTDLPFQTSRRPCVVHAPSSSHIKGTDLIDKTMHRLHRLGLIEYRRLAGMRHREMLDVYRSADIVLDQFRGGPYGVAACEALAAGRIVVSHVPVHVRKLTHELSGLELPIVQSTAAELEDVVASIVADPGDALKRANQGPGFISHWHDGRESGHVLSQWLDSRLPS, encoded by the coding sequence ATGCACTTGGCAACCGAACCGGACTCATATTTCTCTGTCGATTCAAACTTCACAGAATCGATGCGGCAGAAGACTCGTCGCAGCAGGGCGCTGATCGAGGAATCAGGGCTGCCAGTTCTTGTATCGACTCCGGATCTTCTGCGTGAGGTTGAGGGGGCTAAGCTGCTGCCGATTGTTGTCGATCCAAAAGTTTGGGCGACAACGGACCTTCCCTTCCAGACGAGCCGACGTCCTTGTGTGGTGCATGCGCCATCGAGTTCCCACATCAAGGGGACGGACCTCATTGATAAGACCATGCACCGCCTGCACAGACTGGGTCTCATTGAGTACCGCAGACTAGCCGGAATGCGCCATCGTGAAATGCTTGACGTCTATCGCAGTGCGGACATCGTCCTCGATCAGTTCCGTGGGGGACCCTATGGCGTTGCGGCTTGTGAGGCGCTTGCTGCCGGTCGAATCGTCGTGTCCCATGTTCCAGTTCATGTTCGAAAACTCACCCATGAACTTTCCGGTCTAGAGCTCCCCATCGTCCAGTCGACAGCTGCGGAGCTTGAGGACGTGGTCGCCTCCATTGTCGCCGATCCGGGCGATGCATTGAAGAGGGCAAACCAAGGGCCAGGTTTTATTTCGCACTGGCACGATGGGCGAGAGAGCGGCCACGTGCTTTCGCAGTGGCTTGATTCCCGTCTACCCTCTTAA
- a CDS encoding glycosyltransferase → MLILSFSRIESDARILKQIRLFADDFAITTCGYGARPEGTVAHIEVDSAEPRLVVLLRAAFIRLHLFALAYWITPAVRQAKRGLRKRDFDVVLANDLDTVGVALTVAPQNRVHVDLHEYWPGREDQNPAWVKVRLPYYLWQLRRKATRARSVTTVSSTIAARYADEFGISAGVVTNASPLRHLSPRTVSDPLRIVHSGASLSNRRVENIMRGVAAASNGATLDLYLVGEGTPYHVSLQQLAEELGPRVTLHPPVPHSQLLGTLNTYDVGIHVLPPTNTNNSLALPNKFFDYVQARLALLIGPTDSMVDLLNEFGLGIVTDGFEAEDISRSVNALDVEKVRNFKGRSHDAAEQLSSERQNEGWAAAVDTIVHNGEDEQ, encoded by the coding sequence ATGTTGATCCTGTCGTTCTCGAGAATCGAGTCGGATGCGCGGATCCTGAAGCAGATCCGACTATTCGCCGACGACTTCGCGATCACGACGTGCGGTTACGGCGCTCGGCCCGAGGGTACGGTCGCGCACATCGAGGTGGATTCCGCCGAGCCACGTCTCGTCGTACTCCTCCGGGCGGCGTTCATAAGGCTCCATCTCTTCGCCCTCGCCTACTGGATTACGCCGGCGGTGCGACAGGCGAAGCGGGGTCTTCGAAAGCGCGACTTCGATGTCGTTCTTGCAAACGACCTCGACACTGTCGGCGTAGCACTCACGGTTGCACCGCAGAACCGCGTGCACGTTGATCTGCATGAGTACTGGCCCGGACGTGAAGATCAGAATCCGGCGTGGGTGAAGGTTCGGCTGCCCTACTATCTCTGGCAGCTTCGCCGGAAAGCGACGCGAGCTCGCTCGGTGACGACCGTCAGCTCGACGATCGCGGCTCGGTATGCAGATGAATTCGGTATCTCGGCAGGTGTGGTGACGAACGCGAGTCCTCTTCGGCATCTTTCTCCCAGGACGGTTTCGGATCCGCTACGCATCGTTCATTCGGGCGCGAGCCTGTCCAATCGGCGCGTAGAGAACATCATGCGAGGTGTAGCTGCCGCGAGCAACGGAGCAACCCTCGATCTTTACCTTGTAGGCGAGGGCACTCCTTACCACGTTAGTTTGCAGCAGTTGGCGGAAGAACTAGGCCCACGTGTTACGTTGCATCCTCCAGTGCCTCACTCGCAGTTGCTCGGTACTTTGAATACTTACGACGTCGGAATCCATGTTTTGCCGCCCACCAACACCAATAATTCGCTCGCGTTACCCAACAAATTCTTCGATTACGTGCAGGCGCGCCTAGCGCTACTTATCGGTCCGACAGACTCGATGGTGGATTTGCTGAACGAGTTCGGGCTCGGCATTGTTACTGATGGCTTCGAGGCCGAAGACATTTCGAGATCCGTGAATGCCCTGGACGTCGAGAAGGTCCGCAACTTCAAAGGTCGGTCGCACGATGCGGCCGAACAGCTTTCTTCGGAGCGGCAGAACGAGGGATGGGCAGCGGCAGTCGACACTATCGTTCACAACGGGGAGGACGAACAATGA